The proteins below are encoded in one region of Scophthalmus maximus strain ysfricsl-2021 chromosome 4, ASM2237912v1, whole genome shotgun sequence:
- the trpm7 gene encoding transient receptor potential cation channel subfamily M member 7 isoform X5 — protein sequence MFLYKALKHRDEEEDVQSQKPWIESTFTKRECVYILPVSKDPHRCLPGCQICQQLVRCCCGRLVRQHVGFTASLATKYSDVKLGENPSLSLPELEEWSVEKHTEASPTDTYGVINFQGGSHSYRAKYVRLSHDSRPESILRLMLKEWHMELPKILISVHGGVQNFELHPRLKQVVGKGLIKAAVTTGAWILTGGVNTGVAKHVGDALKEHCSRSSKKICTIGIAPWGVIENRNDLIGRDIIAPYQTLLNPLSKLNVLNNLHSHFVLVDDGTVGKYGAEVKLRRDLEKHINLQRIHARIGQGVPVVALIFEGGPNVILTVLEYLQESPPVPVVVCEGTGRAADILAYVHKQTEEGGGLPDGVETDIIATIKKTFNFSQSDAIHLFQTLMECMKSKELITVFHISSEEHQDIDVAILRALLQGTNASAFDQLVLTLAWDRVDIAKNHVFVYGQQLLVSSLEQAMLDALVMDRVDFVKLLIENGVSMHRFLTISRLEELYNTKQLPNNPTLLHLVRDVKQSNLPPNYKITLIDVGLVIEFLMGGTYRCNYTRKRFRIIYNNLHGNSRRSGRHTPGTGSHLRKSHESFSMQADKKEKTRHNHFIKTAQPYKPKLESSTEQNKKRSKEEIVDIDDPETRRFPYPFNELLVWAVLMKRQKMSLFFWQHGEENMAKALVACKLCRSMGYEAKKSDVVDDTSEELKEYSNEFGTLAVDLLEQSFRQDETMAMKLLTYELKNWSNSTCLKLAVSSHLRPFVAHTCTQMLLSDMWMGRLNMRKNSW from the exons ATGTTCCTGTACAAAGCCCTTAAAcacagagatgaagaggaggacgtcCAG TCCCAGAAACCCTGGATAGAAAGCACTTTCACCAAGAGGGAATGTGTGTACATACTTCCAGTGTCAAAGGACCCCCACAG ATGCCTTCCAGGATGCCAGATTTGCCAGCAGCTAGTCCG GTGCTGCTGCGGACGGCTGGTGCGGCAGCATGTTGGCTTCACAGCCAGCCTGGCCACAAAGTACTCGGACGTGAAGCTGGGTGAAAACCCCAGCCTGTCCTTGCCCGAGCTGGAGGAGTGGTCcgtggaaaaacacacagaggcgaGCCCCACTGACACCTATGGTGTCATCAACTTCCAGGGAGGGTCTCACTCGTATAGAGCCAAG TATGTGCGTTTGTCCCATGACTCGCGGCCGGAAAGCATCCTGCGCCTGATGCTGAAGGAGTGGCACATGGAACTGCCCAAGATCCTCATCTCTGTCCATGGGGGAGTTCAGAACTTTGAGCTGCACCCACGCCTCAAGCAGGTGGTGGGCAAAGGCCTCATCAAAGCTGCAGTCACCACGGGGGCCTGGATTCTCACCGGAGGGGTCAACACAG GTGTGGCAAAGCATGTTGGTGATGCTCTCAAAGAGCACTGCTCCAGATCATCAAAGAAAATTTGCACTATCGGGATCGCACCCTGGGGAGTCATTGAAAACAGGAACGATCTCATCGGCAGAGAC ATAATCGCTCCGTATCAGACACTACTGAACCCTCTCAGCAAACTAAATGTTCTCAACAATCTGCATTCCCATTTCGTCCTGGTGGACGATGGGACGGTGGGCAAGTACGGCGCTGAGGTCAAATTGCGGCGGGATCTGGAGAAGCACATCAACCTTCAAAGAATACATGCAC GTATTGGTCAGGGTGTTCCTGTTGTGGCCCTGATCTTTGAGGGGGGTCCCAATGTGATCCTGACGGTGCTGGAGTACCTTCAGGAGAGCCCCCCTGTCCCCGTGGTGGTGTGTGAGGGTACAGGTCGTGCCGCTGACATACTGGCCTACGTCCACAAGCAGACCGAGGAGGGAGG CGGTCTTCCTGATGGAGTGGAGACTGACATCATCGCAACCATCAAGAAAACCTTCAACTTCAGCCAGAGCGATGCCATCCATCTCTTTCAGACTCTGATGGAGTGCATGAAGAGCAAAGAACTG ATTACCGTGTTTCACATCAGCTCTGAGGAGCACCAGGACATTGACGTGGCCATTCTGAGGGCTCTGCTCCAAG GCACAAACGCTTCTGCTTTCGATCAGCTGGTCCTGACTCTGGCCTGGGACCGTGTCGACATTGCCAAgaatcatgtgtttgtgtacggACAGCAGCTCCTG GTGAGCTCTCTGGAGCAAGCCATGCTGGATGCACTCGTCATGGACCGGGTGGATTTTGTCAAGCTGCTCATAGAAAACGGTGTGAGCATGCACCGTTTCCTGACAATCAGTCGGTTGGAGGAGCTCTACAACACG AAACAGCTTCCCAACAACCCAACTCTCCTCCACCTAGTTAGAGATGTTAAACAG AGTAATCTGCCTCCAAATTATAAGATCACTTTGATTGACGTTGGTCTGGTCATTGAGTTTCTGATGGGTGGCACTTACCGGTGCAACTACACCAGGAAACGCTTCCGAATCATTTACAAcaatctccatggcaacagtagG AGATCAGGGCGCCACACACCAGGTACTGGTTCTCATTTGAGGAAAAGCCATGAGTCTTTCAGCATGCAGGCTGACAAGAAAGAGAAGACTAGGCACAACCACTTCATCAAGACTGCACAGCCGTACAAACCCAAG CTTGAGTCTTccacagagcagaacaaaaagaggagcaaagaggagATCGTGGACATAGATGACCCAGAGACGCGGCGGTTCCCCTACCCTTTCAATGAGCTCTTGGTGTGGGCTGTGCTGATGAAGAGGCAGAAAATGTCGCTGTTCTTCTGGCAGCACGGCGAGGAGAACATGGCAAAGGCACTGGTGGCCTGCAAACTCTGCCGATCGATGGGCTACGAGGCCAAGAAGAGCGACGTGGTGGACGACACgtcagaggagctgaaggaatATTCAAA TGAGTTTGGGACGCTGGCAGTGGACCTGCTGGAGCAGTCGTTCAGGCAGGATGAGACCATGGCCATGAAGCTGCTGACCTATGAGCTGAAGAACTGGAGCAATTCCACCTGTTTGAAGTTGGCCGTGTCCTCCCATTTACGGCCCTTTGTGGCTCACACCTGCACCCAgatgctgctgtcagacatgtgGATGGGACGGCTGAACATGCGCAAGAACTCCTG GTGA